In Schaalia sp. JY-X169, the following are encoded in one genomic region:
- a CDS encoding toxin, with product MKVNPSARKHGITDDDALYAAEWALWIEDLDEDNPSRQLRVGFDAKGRLFELVILVFDSGNELVIHAMKARPGVIDLLP from the coding sequence ATGAAGGTCAACCCCTCCGCACGCAAACACGGAATAACAGACGACGACGCACTCTACGCCGCGGAGTGGGCACTGTGGATTGAAGACCTCGACGAAGACAATCCATCGCGTCAGCTAAGAGTCGGATTCGACGCCAAAGGACGACTATTTGAACTGGTCATCCTCGTTTTTGACAGCGGAAACGAACTGGTCATTCACGCAATGAAAGCCCGACCAGGAGTAATCGACCTACTACCGTGA
- a CDS encoding DNA-3-methyladenine glycosylase yields MQDLQLPLPHSFYERDTLLVAQDLVGCYLHRRLPETLGGGVLVGRITETEGYLGEADDAAHTARGRTKRNQVMFGPPGHAYIYLIYGMWWNLNAVTRPEGTGEGVLIRGIHPISGEEQMRDLRGGRKALADGPGKLCQAMAITGADYGSDLSGTDLFITPRTDPVTLRATPRIGIDYAETRHEPWRFIDAREKRR; encoded by the coding sequence GTGCAAGACCTGCAACTCCCACTGCCCCACTCCTTCTATGAGCGCGACACCCTGCTAGTCGCGCAAGACCTGGTGGGTTGCTACCTCCACCGCAGACTTCCGGAGACCCTAGGCGGGGGCGTCCTCGTCGGTCGCATTACCGAAACCGAAGGCTACCTGGGGGAAGCAGACGACGCGGCACACACCGCCCGCGGGCGCACCAAACGCAACCAGGTTATGTTCGGCCCGCCCGGCCACGCCTACATCTATCTGATCTACGGCATGTGGTGGAACCTCAACGCTGTCACGCGTCCGGAGGGAACGGGCGAGGGCGTCCTCATTCGCGGAATACACCCCATCAGCGGCGAAGAGCAGATGCGTGACCTCCGGGGCGGCCGCAAAGCTCTTGCTGACGGCCCCGGCAAACTGTGTCAAGCCATGGCCATTACCGGCGCCGACTACGGAAGCGATCTGAGCGGCACCGACCTGTTCATCACCCCGCGCACCGACCCGGTCACCCTGCGGGCCACCCCACGAATCGGGATTGACTACGCGGAAACCCGGCATGAACCGTGGCGCTTTATCGATGCCCGCGAGAAGCGCCGCTAA
- the dapB gene encoding 4-hydroxy-tetrahydrodipicolinate reductase, which yields MGVAGLARFPSMGVGRQRQVSEGVVRLIVVSRNAWRLPVVQIVVYGAGRLGQAVIAAAKAAGCGIVAVDRHLLESGGGDAVGAPMFATLEEAAQQTSPDVIVDASRADALDEVLEFAVGSGTGLVIAATGHDEGQVAKMKEAAKVIPLLRSSNLSVGVNVLRRLASDAARMLGPVDTEIVEAHHRLKVDAPSGTALTLAEAVRDAVDVDREFVYGRSPSDHGARGNEIGIHAVRGGTVVGEHTVTFLLDDEIVELRHVAQSRGVFGFGAVKAARFVKGAQPGLYTMEDLLG from the coding sequence GTGGGAGTTGCAGGTCTTGCACGTTTTCCTTCCATGGGGGTTGGACGCCAGCGCCAAGTGTCGGAGGGCGTTGTTAGGCTGATTGTAGTTAGTCGGAATGCATGGAGGTTGCCGGTGGTACAGATAGTCGTCTATGGCGCGGGACGCCTGGGGCAGGCCGTCATCGCGGCTGCAAAGGCAGCGGGGTGCGGGATTGTGGCAGTGGATCGCCACCTCTTGGAAAGCGGTGGCGGCGATGCAGTTGGCGCGCCGATGTTTGCGACGCTTGAGGAAGCGGCGCAGCAGACGTCCCCGGATGTGATTGTTGATGCCTCACGCGCGGATGCCCTCGATGAGGTGCTTGAGTTCGCGGTGGGTAGCGGAACCGGGTTGGTTATCGCCGCAACGGGCCATGATGAGGGCCAGGTTGCGAAGATGAAAGAGGCCGCGAAGGTTATTCCGCTACTACGGTCTTCCAACCTGTCGGTCGGGGTGAACGTTCTGCGTCGGTTGGCTTCTGACGCGGCTCGCATGCTTGGTCCGGTGGACACTGAGATTGTTGAGGCCCACCACAGGCTGAAGGTCGACGCCCCCTCAGGGACGGCGCTGACCCTTGCGGAAGCGGTGCGGGATGCAGTCGATGTGGACCGTGAGTTCGTCTATGGGCGCAGCCCTTCAGACCACGGGGCCCGCGGGAACGAAATCGGTATTCATGCGGTTCGCGGCGGGACCGTGGTTGGTGAGCATACGGTGACGTTCTTGTTGGACGATGAGATTGTTGAGCTGCGCCACGTTGCACAGTCGCGCGGGGTGTTTGGATTTGGCGCGGTGAAGGCGGCACGTTTCGTAAAGGGTGCGCAGCCCGGTTTGTACACGATGGAAGACCTGTTGGGCTAG
- a CDS encoding class I SAM-dependent methyltransferase yields MDGVSLLQTPVGFTLLDSLPPYDPSTVDALSMQLRKQGYDPGLIAAALTQQRLRDRAAVKFGEHAASMLFTEAGLQQATRAVVADLHAARYVAAGCRAVADITCGLGADSLAFSRAGLAVTAVEFDQATAGFARHNLAPFPKATVVFGDGLGVDFAPFDGVFADPARRSARGRTFNPADYSPPLDRVLAIRDVVPALGVKIAPGIAYADLPADVHAQWVSVDGDVVEAGLWFGPLGGSPGRSALVISGTHSVEIETSQDPRSEAVMVEPAPLGKYLYEPDGAVIRSGGLHVAADLLRAAPVSESIAYLTGDNLVDTPLARAFEVVDVMPIKALKSYLRARGVGSLEILKRGVDLDPDQFRKTLKLKGAGAATVILTRVLGKHSAIVCHRVGRRV; encoded by the coding sequence ATGGACGGTGTCTCTCTCTTACAAACCCCGGTCGGGTTCACACTGCTGGATTCCCTACCGCCGTACGACCCCTCCACGGTGGACGCCCTCTCAATGCAACTGCGCAAACAAGGCTACGATCCGGGCCTGATCGCTGCAGCTCTTACGCAGCAACGCTTGCGGGACCGCGCCGCCGTGAAGTTTGGCGAACACGCAGCATCGATGCTGTTCACCGAAGCAGGTCTTCAACAGGCGACGAGGGCGGTTGTCGCAGATCTTCACGCAGCCAGATATGTTGCGGCTGGCTGCCGTGCAGTAGCGGATATCACGTGTGGTTTGGGGGCGGATTCACTGGCGTTCTCACGAGCTGGACTGGCGGTCACGGCGGTCGAGTTCGACCAGGCGACCGCGGGTTTCGCCCGGCATAACCTGGCGCCGTTTCCAAAGGCGACGGTTGTCTTCGGGGATGGGCTCGGCGTGGATTTCGCCCCGTTTGACGGCGTGTTCGCAGACCCGGCTCGGCGCAGTGCCCGAGGGCGGACGTTCAACCCAGCCGACTACTCTCCGCCGCTGGACCGTGTCCTCGCCATTCGAGACGTGGTCCCCGCCCTCGGCGTCAAGATTGCCCCCGGAATTGCCTACGCGGATTTGCCCGCCGACGTGCACGCCCAGTGGGTTTCAGTGGACGGGGATGTGGTCGAGGCCGGGTTGTGGTTCGGGCCGCTTGGGGGGAGTCCGGGCCGATCCGCCCTGGTCATTTCTGGGACGCATTCAGTGGAGATTGAGACGTCCCAGGATCCGCGTTCAGAAGCGGTGATGGTGGAGCCGGCGCCGCTTGGGAAGTACCTTTACGAGCCTGATGGGGCGGTGATTCGCTCCGGCGGTCTCCACGTGGCGGCGGATCTCTTGCGAGCAGCTCCGGTCTCTGAGTCCATCGCTTACCTAACCGGCGACAACCTTGTGGACACCCCGCTGGCTCGCGCGTTCGAGGTTGTTGATGTGATGCCTATCAAGGCGCTCAAGAGCTACTTGAGGGCGCGGGGGGTTGGCTCGCTGGAGATCCTCAAGAGGGGAGTCGACCTCGACCCCGATCAGTTCCGTAAGACGTTGAAACTCAAAGGTGCTGGGGCCGCGACAGTGATCTTGACGCGCGTCCTCGGGAAGCACAGCGCCATTGTTTGCCACAGGGTCGGGCGGCGGGTCTAA
- a CDS encoding sugar MFS transporter: MLLAIIYFAFISLGLPDALVGAGWPVMHQDLGVPVSYAGFITMTIAIGTILSSLQSDRLTRKLGTGLVTTLSVALTAVALLGFSVSTEFWMLILWAIPYGLGAGAVDAALNNYVALHYASRHMSWLHSFWGVGAAISPFIMSYSLTQGLGWNTGYRVVAILQMVLVAILFAGLPLWRKVHPTVPAAAAGEGGDEGEGGQTLERAAGNDGKEKPLGLIGALKIKGVPFVLLGFLAYCALEATAILWASTYLVQQRDVAASTAASFASLYLLGITAGRFLSGFVADRVGDRNMIRLGILGVCVGVILIALPLENDTLALAGLVIAGFGSAPIYPSIIHSTPANFGPSKSHAIIGIQMASAYLGATLAPPLFGFLGQAVGMWLFPFYLAALAALMLVMTEALNRSVAAHPAQP; the protein is encoded by the coding sequence ATGCTTCTGGCGATAATCTACTTCGCGTTCATCAGTCTCGGCCTCCCGGATGCTCTGGTGGGTGCGGGTTGGCCAGTCATGCATCAGGACCTGGGCGTGCCGGTGTCGTACGCAGGGTTCATTACGATGACGATCGCAATCGGCACAATCTTGTCGAGCCTGCAGTCGGATCGCCTCACCCGCAAACTCGGTACTGGACTGGTGACAACGCTAAGTGTGGCGCTGACGGCCGTCGCCCTCCTTGGTTTTTCAGTTTCCACTGAGTTCTGGATGCTGATTCTCTGGGCGATCCCCTACGGCTTGGGCGCCGGGGCGGTCGATGCGGCACTGAACAACTATGTGGCACTGCACTACGCCTCCCGCCACATGAGTTGGCTGCACAGTTTCTGGGGCGTTGGGGCGGCCATCAGCCCGTTCATCATGAGCTACTCGCTCACCCAGGGGTTGGGGTGGAACACCGGGTACCGCGTTGTCGCCATCCTCCAGATGGTGCTGGTTGCCATCCTGTTTGCTGGGCTGCCACTGTGGAGAAAGGTTCATCCAACGGTTCCTGCCGCCGCTGCCGGTGAAGGTGGCGACGAGGGAGAGGGCGGACAAACCCTGGAACGCGCTGCAGGCAACGACGGCAAAGAGAAGCCCCTCGGCCTCATCGGAGCGTTGAAAATCAAGGGAGTTCCCTTCGTCCTCCTCGGGTTCTTGGCCTATTGCGCACTTGAGGCGACGGCGATCCTCTGGGCATCCACCTACCTGGTGCAGCAACGCGATGTTGCGGCAAGCACGGCGGCAAGTTTTGCCTCCCTCTATCTGCTTGGCATCACGGCGGGTCGCTTCCTCAGCGGCTTCGTTGCCGACAGGGTCGGGGACCGCAACATGATCCGACTGGGCATCCTGGGGGTCTGCGTCGGCGTCATACTGATTGCACTTCCCTTGGAGAACGACACCCTCGCGCTTGCGGGCCTGGTCATTGCTGGCTTTGGCAGTGCGCCGATCTACCCCTCCATCATTCACTCCACACCCGCGAACTTTGGGCCAAGCAAGAGCCATGCCATCATCGGCATCCAGATGGCATCGGCCTACCTGGGTGCGACATTGGCTCCACCATTGTTTGGATTCTTGGGGCAGGCCGTGGGCATGTGGTTATTCCCCTTCTACTTGGCGGCCCTGGCTGCGCTGATGCTGGTGATGACTGAGGCACTCAACCGCTCAGTCGCGGCCCACCCAGCCCAGCCGTAG
- a CDS encoding mechanosensitive ion channel family protein translates to MDGAEDFVGALNATNSPLTGLIVGAAMGALVALIFVVVLSFGFRGHGVVSRLVRSTRAQIALLFTTLGAWTGFVLTTPPDPPDWYGHVAHGLLVAVIVVGGWIIYAGMGLLGEPEILADVRTGRDIRRFRTQVQILRRASQAATVTLTLVFVLLTFPEARAPMASLLASAGLISVVAGLAAQTTLGNVFAGLQLAFTDALRVGDNIVAPGESQPGRVEEITLTYVVVRVWDERRIILPSTEFTTKGFENWTRKSASQLSAFEIQVDWTAPVAEIRAEVQRLLKSTDLWDGRTWSVQVYDLPGAFMTLRITVSGDNWARLQDLRGYLRENLVAWIRENIPSAVPRERLIVSEAPEVTPGMGTDELDISLLADPSLIGPLGGGDFTKEQLFKPDPDALLRSAAPSVEGAHLFSGNPAGEKRASLYEGPGHETLLHRALRSLQRAKDEAALPLMGEFDPEVVKQVQSKAKPGAPTGEGTSVN, encoded by the coding sequence TTGGATGGTGCAGAAGACTTTGTAGGTGCTCTCAATGCCACGAATTCCCCGCTAACGGGACTGATAGTTGGCGCGGCGATGGGTGCGCTGGTTGCGCTCATTTTCGTCGTAGTACTCTCCTTTGGGTTTCGTGGCCACGGGGTCGTGAGCCGCCTGGTGCGTAGCACGCGCGCCCAGATTGCATTGCTCTTCACCACGCTCGGTGCTTGGACGGGATTTGTGCTGACAACTCCTCCCGACCCTCCTGACTGGTACGGACACGTCGCCCACGGACTTTTGGTGGCCGTGATTGTTGTTGGTGGATGGATCATCTACGCGGGAATGGGTCTGCTCGGTGAGCCGGAAATCTTGGCAGATGTCCGCACCGGAAGGGACATCCGTCGCTTTCGTACTCAGGTGCAAATCCTGCGCCGCGCCTCTCAGGCAGCAACCGTCACCCTGACACTGGTTTTTGTGCTGTTGACATTCCCTGAGGCGAGGGCGCCCATGGCGTCCCTACTTGCCTCGGCGGGTTTGATTTCGGTTGTCGCGGGCCTCGCCGCGCAGACAACTTTGGGGAACGTTTTCGCAGGGCTGCAACTGGCGTTCACCGATGCGCTTCGGGTCGGTGACAACATAGTTGCCCCCGGTGAATCACAGCCGGGACGCGTGGAGGAAATCACTCTCACCTATGTCGTTGTCCGAGTTTGGGATGAGCGTCGCATAATCTTGCCCTCGACCGAGTTCACAACAAAGGGATTTGAGAATTGGACCCGCAAGTCCGCATCCCAGCTGTCCGCCTTTGAGATTCAGGTTGATTGGACCGCGCCTGTTGCTGAGATCCGCGCCGAGGTGCAACGCCTCCTGAAGTCGACGGACCTTTGGGATGGGAGGACGTGGAGCGTTCAGGTCTACGACCTGCCTGGCGCATTCATGACGTTGCGGATAACGGTTTCGGGCGACAACTGGGCGCGCTTGCAGGACCTGCGAGGTTACTTGCGTGAGAACCTTGTTGCCTGGATCCGCGAGAACATCCCCTCAGCGGTTCCGCGTGAACGGCTGATTGTCTCAGAGGCTCCCGAGGTCACGCCCGGTATGGGAACCGACGAACTCGATATCAGCCTGCTTGCTGATCCCTCCCTGATCGGACCACTCGGTGGTGGCGACTTCACCAAGGAGCAGCTCTTCAAGCCTGACCCAGATGCGCTGTTGCGTTCAGCAGCTCCCAGCGTTGAGGGTGCCCATTTGTTCTCTGGAAACCCAGCGGGTGAGAAGCGCGCATCCCTCTACGAGGGCCCAGGTCACGAAACGCTCTTGCACCGGGCTCTTCGTTCCCTGCAAAGGGCTAAGGACGAGGCCGCCTTGCCCCTAATGGGAGAGTTCGACCCCGAGGTCGTCAAGCAGGTCCAAAGCAAGGCCAAGCCTGGCGCGCCCACAGGGGAGGGGACTAGCGTTAACTGA
- a CDS encoding DMT family transporter, giving the protein MLPAPALFISAALFQYVGAAIAIGLFGVLDPGAVVWWRIIIGGVGMVLLWRPWRVRWTPRSLGASILFGLALAGTNLLFYEAIARIPLGATVSLEFLGPVAVAVLRGRGREPRIAAGIALVGVVLIGGVGLDLTDATTRTGFFFGLAAGAAWAGYILLGARISQSAPPGPSLAVGMVASGVVFLPFLWSQVVTTPLTPSSPVVLTWGLVLMLVGVGLFSTTIPYSIEAVAFSRLPAATFALLTALLPATSTLVGAVALRQIPTVAELIGLVLISVAVWLASRAPSTN; this is encoded by the coding sequence GTGTTGCCTGCCCCCGCACTCTTCATATCCGCCGCGCTGTTTCAATACGTTGGCGCGGCAATCGCCATCGGCCTGTTTGGCGTCCTCGACCCCGGGGCGGTCGTCTGGTGGCGCATCATCATCGGTGGCGTGGGAATGGTGCTCCTCTGGCGTCCGTGGCGAGTGCGGTGGACCCCACGTTCCCTGGGGGCTTCGATTCTCTTCGGACTGGCACTCGCGGGCACCAACCTGCTCTTCTATGAAGCCATTGCACGGATCCCTCTTGGTGCCACCGTCTCCCTTGAGTTCCTTGGTCCCGTCGCGGTGGCAGTCCTTCGAGGACGAGGACGCGAGCCGCGCATCGCCGCCGGGATCGCCCTCGTCGGAGTTGTGCTCATCGGTGGCGTGGGCTTAGACCTAACCGACGCGACCACGCGAACCGGGTTCTTTTTTGGCCTGGCCGCTGGAGCCGCATGGGCCGGATACATCCTGCTGGGCGCCCGCATCTCCCAATCCGCTCCGCCCGGACCGTCGCTTGCGGTCGGAATGGTGGCGTCCGGGGTGGTCTTCCTCCCATTCCTCTGGTCCCAGGTCGTTACGACTCCGCTGACGCCCTCGTCCCCCGTGGTGTTGACCTGGGGTTTGGTACTAATGCTGGTCGGGGTTGGTCTCTTCTCAACGACCATTCCTTACTCGATCGAAGCCGTGGCCTTCTCCAGACTGCCCGCCGCCACCTTCGCGTTGCTCACCGCCCTCCTCCCCGCGACATCGACGCTGGTTGGCGCGGTAGCCCTACGGCAAATCCCCACGGTTGCCGAGTTGATAGGTTTGGTACTGATTTCTGTCGCCGTCTGGCTTGCTTCCCGGGCGCCCTCGACAAACTAG
- a CDS encoding ribbon-helix-helix domain-containing protein → MGTNETIDGKPVTEEQIQAWADEAEAGYDYVAMKKRGRGRPGRGAVASQVIALRLTKEEVERLDARVKEEGTTRSEVIREALHLASA, encoded by the coding sequence ATGGGTACCAACGAGACAATCGACGGCAAGCCGGTAACCGAAGAACAGATTCAGGCATGGGCTGATGAGGCCGAGGCCGGATACGACTACGTCGCAATGAAGAAGCGCGGAAGGGGTCGGCCCGGACGCGGAGCAGTTGCTTCCCAAGTTATCGCCCTGCGTCTAACCAAAGAGGAAGTCGAGAGACTTGATGCTCGCGTGAAAGAAGAAGGAACCACACGCTCGGAAGTTATCCGAGAGGCGCTGCACCTGGCCTCAGCATGA
- the msrB gene encoding peptide-methionine (R)-S-oxide reductase MsrB, with protein MAYELDEETWRKRLSPLEFQVLRQASTERPGSGEHLYEDRPGTYYCKGCGQALFDASTKFDAGCGWPSFFENKPGAVTEDTDYLLGYPRTEIRCSRCNSHLGHVFPDAPDTPTGMRYCMNSVALNFEPEDDGSDRN; from the coding sequence ATGGCATACGAACTTGATGAAGAAACCTGGAGAAAGCGCCTCTCCCCGCTTGAGTTTCAAGTCCTCCGCCAGGCTTCGACAGAGCGCCCCGGTTCAGGGGAGCACCTCTATGAGGATCGGCCTGGCACCTACTACTGCAAGGGCTGCGGCCAGGCCCTTTTCGACGCTTCAACCAAGTTTGATGCGGGCTGTGGCTGGCCCAGTTTCTTTGAGAACAAGCCGGGCGCCGTCACTGAGGACACCGACTACCTGCTGGGATATCCCCGTACTGAGATCCGTTGCTCGCGATGCAACTCCCATCTGGGGCACGTCTTCCCCGACGCTCCCGATACACCAACCGGCATGCGGTACTGCATGAACTCCGTTGCTCTGAACTTTGAGCCCGAGGACGACGGGTCGGACCGCAACTGA
- the purU gene encoding formyltetrahydrofolate deformylase: MHHSPLSLPQDHACLTVHGPDSAGIVAAVTGMLARNGGNIVALDQYADETRGGKFFQRVVFHKAGLAVAMPGLREDIDATLRPFGLDWELRDQSVPKRMAILASKQDHCLLDLLWRRRRGELPVSIPMVISNHADTAEDVRSFGVPFFHVPSEKGPDKSRAEKKILELLRGNVDFVVLARYMQILSGDFLAEVGVPVINIHHSFLPAFIGANPYLKAKERGVKLIGATSHYVTEDLDEGPIIDQDTVRVTHADTVTELARRGADVERQVLARSVLWHAEDRVIRDGRQTIVF, translated from the coding sequence ATGCACCACTCACCGCTTTCCCTCCCCCAAGATCACGCCTGTCTGACGGTTCACGGTCCAGACTCGGCTGGAATCGTTGCCGCTGTTACCGGCATGCTTGCTCGCAACGGGGGCAATATTGTCGCCCTCGACCAGTACGCGGACGAAACGCGAGGTGGGAAGTTCTTCCAGAGAGTGGTCTTCCACAAGGCGGGCCTCGCTGTTGCAATGCCCGGACTTCGCGAGGATATCGACGCGACTTTGCGCCCGTTCGGGCTGGACTGGGAACTGCGTGATCAGTCGGTTCCCAAGCGCATGGCGATCCTGGCTTCGAAACAGGACCACTGCCTGCTGGACCTCCTGTGGCGTCGTCGTCGCGGTGAGTTGCCGGTCAGTATTCCCATGGTGATTTCCAACCACGCGGACACGGCCGAGGACGTGCGCTCCTTCGGTGTCCCCTTCTTCCACGTGCCATCTGAGAAGGGTCCGGATAAGTCCAGGGCTGAGAAGAAGATCCTAGAGTTGCTGCGGGGCAACGTCGACTTCGTGGTGTTGGCCCGTTACATGCAGATCCTCTCCGGGGACTTTTTGGCCGAGGTCGGCGTTCCGGTCATCAACATTCACCACTCATTCCTTCCGGCATTCATTGGGGCCAACCCATATTTGAAGGCGAAGGAGCGCGGCGTGAAACTGATCGGAGCGACCTCGCACTACGTCACCGAAGACTTGGATGAGGGGCCGATCATTGACCAGGACACGGTCCGCGTCACCCACGCTGACACCGTTACTGAGTTGGCTCGACGCGGTGCGGATGTGGAACGCCAGGTGCTGGCGCGTTCTGTGCTGTGGCACGCGGAGGACCGCGTCATTCGCGATGGTCGGCAGACGATCGTCTTCTGA
- a CDS encoding AMP-binding protein, which yields MAKRETIAEQAHKHYEPGVPFEIPIPTESVYHLLEDAAKRYPNTVALDYFGKTITYAEVLDQAERGAQVLTDLGVERGDVVALSLPNCPQAFVAFYACQRIGAIAAQHNPMAPADEIAGQVARHKAKVAIAWEGSVAHLPIGGDSTLETVLSVDITAHMPVKTRILLTLPVKAARKQRASLRSPVPSSALSWDRAVREASPLPAHYPHAKVDDIAVILHTGGTNGVPKSVPLTHRNLGANVDQCLFWVFKLHEGAEVFFSLLPYFHAFGLTFFLLASVKKAATQVVLPKFDVDLALEAHRRRPVTFFVGVPPMFERIAKGALETNTDISTIRFAVSGAMPLSEKVAHLWQSASHGIILEGYGLSETSPVISGSPLSNNRRLGTLGLPFPSTQVRLVDLDDPTKDVKEGVRGEILVKGPQVFSGYLNAPEETARAFTEDGWFRTGDVAINDDGYLYMEDRIKELILSGGFNVYPSQVEEVMRLYPGVRDVAVVGYPVDDSREVVAAALVMDEGATLPTLEQVREWAGEKLSAYAIPRKLEVISELPRNQLGKVLRRSVKEQLLDPMSRAWESTTKAVTEFVTDGPYKGSDDPTANVESADTLGEAQPDHAPADPPAPDSEEAPEAK from the coding sequence GTGGCTAAACGCGAAACAATTGCCGAACAGGCGCACAAGCACTACGAGCCCGGAGTTCCCTTTGAAATCCCCATCCCAACGGAGTCGGTCTACCACCTGCTCGAGGACGCAGCAAAGCGCTACCCCAACACCGTTGCCCTGGACTACTTCGGAAAAACCATCACCTACGCAGAGGTCCTTGACCAGGCTGAACGTGGCGCTCAAGTGCTGACTGACCTGGGCGTTGAACGCGGGGACGTAGTTGCACTCTCACTGCCGAACTGTCCCCAGGCTTTCGTCGCCTTCTACGCGTGTCAAAGGATTGGGGCGATTGCCGCCCAACACAACCCCATGGCACCCGCCGATGAGATTGCCGGTCAGGTCGCGCGTCACAAGGCCAAGGTTGCCATCGCGTGGGAAGGGTCGGTCGCTCACCTCCCAATCGGCGGGGACTCCACTTTGGAGACTGTGCTGTCCGTCGACATCACCGCTCACATGCCCGTCAAGACCCGCATCCTACTTACCCTTCCTGTCAAGGCCGCCCGCAAGCAGCGTGCTTCGCTGAGATCCCCGGTCCCGTCCTCGGCCCTATCGTGGGATAGGGCCGTCCGGGAAGCCAGCCCACTTCCCGCTCACTACCCGCACGCCAAAGTCGATGACATCGCGGTCATTCTCCACACCGGCGGAACCAACGGGGTCCCCAAGTCGGTTCCCCTCACCCACCGCAACCTCGGCGCCAACGTCGACCAGTGCCTGTTCTGGGTCTTCAAGTTGCACGAGGGCGCAGAAGTCTTCTTCTCACTCCTCCCCTACTTTCACGCTTTCGGTCTGACCTTCTTCCTACTGGCCTCGGTGAAGAAGGCTGCGACCCAGGTCGTGCTCCCCAAGTTTGACGTCGACCTCGCCCTCGAAGCACACCGCCGACGCCCCGTGACCTTTTTCGTCGGCGTCCCTCCAATGTTTGAACGGATCGCCAAGGGAGCGTTGGAGACGAACACCGACATCTCCACGATTCGTTTCGCAGTTTCCGGCGCCATGCCGCTCAGCGAAAAGGTTGCGCACCTCTGGCAGTCGGCCTCGCACGGCATCATTTTGGAGGGCTACGGACTCTCTGAGACCTCCCCTGTTATCTCCGGTTCTCCCCTCAGCAACAACCGTCGCCTCGGCACCCTGGGCCTGCCGTTCCCTTCCACACAGGTGCGCCTGGTCGACCTCGACGACCCCACCAAGGACGTGAAAGAGGGCGTGCGCGGGGAGATCCTGGTCAAGGGACCCCAGGTTTTCTCCGGGTACCTCAACGCCCCCGAAGAGACCGCGCGCGCATTCACCGAGGACGGGTGGTTCCGCACGGGTGATGTCGCAATCAACGACGACGGGTACCTCTATATGGAGGACCGAATCAAGGAACTCATCCTCTCCGGTGGTTTCAACGTCTACCCCAGCCAGGTTGAAGAGGTGATGCGCCTCTACCCGGGCGTTCGTGACGTTGCGGTGGTCGGATACCCCGTCGACGACAGTCGGGAAGTCGTGGCCGCCGCTTTGGTGATGGACGAGGGCGCAACCCTGCCCACGTTAGAGCAGGTCCGCGAGTGGGCCGGAGAGAAGCTCTCTGCTTACGCGATCCCCCGCAAACTGGAAGTGATCAGCGAACTACCCCGCAACCAACTGGGCAAGGTGCTGCGCCGCAGCGTCAAAGAGCAGCTCTTGGACCCGATGTCGAGGGCGTGGGAGAGCACAACAAAAGCAGTGACCGAGTTCGTGACGGACGGGCCCTACAAGGGTTCCGATGACCCGACCGCAAACGTCGAGTCCGCGGACACCCTCGGTGAGGCGCAGCCGGACCACGCTCCCGCTGACCCCCCAGCACCGGACTCAGAAGAGGCTCCCGAGGCCAAGTAG